A single window of Watersipora subatra chromosome 9, tzWatSuba1.1, whole genome shotgun sequence DNA harbors:
- the LOC137403533 gene encoding uncharacterized protein — protein MNFLQFCYINCWIVLCLSGYRKSRDASQRKATQSAYFVIPAIVLVIGAGCGMRYKYRKSIPWREAHHLKRQATSLKATIDNSKNIDSNNADNRYADNGNADSSDQETSTPRQQAGQRKFTRICIIAQPHEWES, from the exons ATGAATTTCCTACAGTTCTGCTATATAAACTGCTGGATCGTTCTTTGCTTATCTGGATACAG GAAGTCAAGAGACGCGAGCCAGCGTAAAGCGACGCAATCAGCATACTTTGTCATACCAGCAATCGTGCTGGTGATCGGAGCTGGCTGTGGCATGCGTTACAAGTACAGGAAAAGTATACCATGGAGGGAGGCCCACCACTTGAAAAGACAAGCAACTTCTCTTAAAGCAACGATTGATAACAGCAAAAACATTGACAGCAACAACGCTGACAATAGATATGCTGACAACGGCAATGCTGACAGCAGTGACCAAGAGACTAGTACGCCAAGACAGCAAGCTG GTCAAAGAAAGTTTACAAGGATTTGCATAATAGCGCAGCCTCATGAATGGGAGTCTTGA
- the LOC137404699 gene encoding uncharacterized protein has product MAYLAAVCFLAGFALVSASQQYKSNAMDLGLVSDTYPMEFWETLANLKDAELRPNFLRVVLYLDRNRAGNDHWCCNNGRTSQAKTPVYNNRGEIVAWNTVPCPQDQLGCCYGFLQVANHCLDKEGQKNLLDALDISRDRLGDKDTADLIDLIKQGGIVG; this is encoded by the exons ATGGCCTACCTCGCAGCTGTCTGTTTCCTTGCCGGATTTGCTCTCGTCTCCGCCTCACAGCAATACAAAAGCAATGCCATGGATCTTGGTCTAGTCAGCGATACTTATCCAATGGAGTTCTGGGAAACTTTGGCCAACCTAAAGGATGCTGAGCTCCGACCTAATTTTTTAAGAGTTGTCCTCTATCTTGACAGGAACAGAGCTGGAAATGA CCATTGGTGCTGCAATAACGGTCGAACATCGCAAGCCAAAACACCTGTGTACAACAACAGGGGAGAAATCGTAGCATGGAACACAGTACCATGTCCTCAAGATCAACTGGGTTGTTGCTATGGCTTCCTCCAAGTTGCTAATCATTGCTTAG ACAAAGAGGGTCAAAAGAACCTTCTAGACGCCCTAGATATCTCACGAGATAGACTTGGAGACAAGGATACTGCTGATCTCATAGATCTAATAAAACAAGGAGGCATTGTTGGATAA